CGCCCCAACACGCGCAGCGCGGACACCCGCACGAAGCTGCTGGAGACGGCCGAGCGGCTGTTCGCGCTCGAGGGCATCGACGCGGTGTCCATGCGCCGCGTCGCGACCGAGGCCGGGCAGCGCAACTGCAACGCGCTACAGTACCACTTCGGCACCCGCGAGCTGTTGATCGACGCCATCGTCGAGGCGCGCATGACGCCCCTCAACCAGCGGCGCCGCGCGCTGCTCGAGGAGGCCCTCGGGCGCACCGAGGGAAAGCCCAGCGCGGAGGACCTGGTGGTGGCGCTGGTCGTGCCCATGGTCGAGCAGCTGCTCGATGTGGAGCGCGGGTCCAGCTACGTGCGCTTCATGGGCGAGCTCTTCGCGCGCGGCGAAGCGAAGGGCGCGCTGGCCACGCCGCGTCCTTGG
This sequence is a window from Sandaracinaceae bacterium. Protein-coding genes within it:
- a CDS encoding helix-turn-helix transcriptional regulator, with amino-acid sequence MTGAAARRPNTRSADTRTKLLETAERLFALEGIDAVSMRRVATEAGQRNCNALQYHFGTRELLIDAIVEARMTPLNQRRRALLEEALGRTEGKPSAEDLVVALVVPMVEQLLDVERGSSYVRFMGELFARGEAKGALATPRPWNDAFFETVSHLRRALSSIPEDVLGTRIFLMAGQMVQATAAAGSRCATSKATPGRLASRALRNSWWTTWRVPWPRRAAPRWWGAWDEGSSGPGL